The DNA window AGCAGCTCAGGCTGCTGATGTTTAGGAACCAATGCTCAGAAATTACTTCACAGTTCTATGAAACAGCCTTTGGGGAGGGCAAATGGAAAAAGTTTGTCCCTAGTATAGTTCGAGATTAAATAGGAGGATCTATCAGATAAGGACAGACAATACATTTGGGCCATTTTAACTaactagaacaaatttaaaaatgataaaaaaaaaaaaaaagagattcattagtgtaatcaggaaattataaatactacaaaaaaaaaaaaaaaccctactaaCTGTAATATACTCACTTCCAAGACAAGACACAAAACTGCAAGCTTCATATACTCAATTATGGTAAGTTACAAATGTGCTGAAAAATATAAGGTCCCATATGGGTTTAATTTTAATCAGTCACCCTGGGCTATTTTGGTGCACTGTACCTAGTGTTCTTGGACAAGCCCTCATTCCAGCTAATCAGTGGAAGAACTAAATTTAGCTCAGTCCATTAACTGGACAGTCATCATTTGTATGGCCCCTTTCAGCAGAAACTCTGGGTCCAGTACAGTTCAAACTTCAGATACCAGTGCTTCTTTTCCTCGGGAATTGTAACATGCTTTATTGCTGTGGCTTATTAGGACAAGGAGAATTCATTCTTCACTAACCTCTAGCCAGAATGAAAAATTCTCCTTTGGATCACTCAACAGGAAATTAACTGGAGCCAGTTCCCATTCTAATTACTGTTGTGGCTTCATATGAAGCTAAAGATACTGAGCAGCTGTTTAATATATGCAGGAATCCTTCACCAAATGcagacatttttcaagaatgattttTCTTCCTTGGGATGTTCTTCCATTAGGCAAAGACATTCTCAGGCTATGTTCCTTCTGCCTTGGCTCCAAGACTAGAATGTGCCTATCCCTCAACTGGGATAAAGGGTCAAATACTTTCTTTTGCCTAACCTATACATAAATCTTCACCTCCATTCATGCCACAGCTTCTCCTTCAACACCACACTAAGACTTTCAAAACCAGGTTATTTCACACTCACACTGCACAGGCACTTctaagagttcatgaataaagggATCAAGCCATAACAAAGTCATTCCAGTCTGATTAGAGTTAACAGTGAAATGTGTAATATacagaaaaagtttaaaaataaaattaaatacttcAAAACCGCTACAAATTCTGTATATAGAAGAAAGATCTCTCCAGCTTAGGAGTAACATAAAATACTGACAAAATAAATAggcttccactttttttttttccccactcaaACATTATACAAGCACCTTTCATGTGTTGAACCAGAGAGTTAACATAAAAACCAGGTAATATATTATATAACAGCTCAACATTCAGGGAGTGGGAATGTGgtgcatggctcagtggtagagcaattgctcAGCACGTACTAGGTCCTGGTTCATCCCCATCACCACAAAAAAGAAcgaaagaaaaaatttttaaaaccctATGCATGAACTTAAATCTCAATTTATTAGTTTCACTATTTTTGGCGCTACTGAATAATGTAtggtttatattttttgttttcatgggtttttttcttctattcaaACTGAAATATTTGCTTTTGGTTTCCCAAAATAGAATCAATGAGGTTTTTTGGAATTTCTATTTTTAGATTTGGGAGGAGATGGTTCAGAATCAGTTGTACTCAGAATAATAGACGCTACATTCACTGATTCTGGTTGACCAGGTTCCAGTGACACTTGAATAACAATTTTTGTTTCAGGAGGCAATCCTTCTAGTTGCTTAGGCTTCTTAAACATTTGATGACATTGGGTCTTGTGCTCCATTTTCTCCTTGAAAGTTAAAAACTGTAGCCGACATTTAGAACACTGGTGAACACCCCTTTCCCAGTGCCTCCTATAATGACACATATATGGTGTTGCAGTTTTGAAAATTTTGAGACAAAAAGGACAAAGTAGATTCTTAGTGTTTTCATGGTATGTTCTAAAATGTGTTTCCACATCAGCAAAGGCTGATGATCTGTAACTGCAAATCTGGCACACATAGGGCATTTCCCCAGGCTTATGATTGTCCTTCATGTGTTCTAAAAGAATCTGATCTGTTTTAAATGACAACTCACAAATTTTACAGACAGCAGAGGGCTCCTGTGGAGTGTGTACACTTTCGATGTGACGTTGTAGTTGGAAGGGAGTGGGAAACTGCCGGTGGCAATGCTGGCAAGTAGTGTGGGTTTCCCAGCTGTCACCCCTCTGCTTCTCAAGTTCCAAATGGTGCTTCATATGATTCATAAACTTAACATTTTTTAGAACTTTCAAGCAGCTGGGGCATTTAAAGGTTGTGTGAGTTTTCTGTTCTGGCTGCCCATCTCCTTGATGTTGTCCATAGTAAAAGTCACTAAGTAATAGAATCAAATTCCCTTTCTTGGGATCAAAGGTCTTATTTTGACTTGCTAGATCTGAAAATTCTGTTTTTGCCAACCCATTTTCCCTATCAGGATTTATAGTTATAGGCTTTAAATGGAGACTGTCCTTTGGAAAAGCTGTGGGAAAAGATAATACATTCTGAACATGGCTTACTGAGGTATGGACATCATTGGGTGTACTCTGCtgaggattattattattaaaaacacCTGGAGGGGACAAAGTTAAAGAATATCCTCCTGTGATtccatcactgagtttaggatttTTGGGATTTATGCTAATTACTTCAGAATTGGAACACCGCTTTGATATACAAGTACTTTCATTCGTACCTCCTTCTGAAAGTGCTGCTTTCACTGGATGATGCAATGAACTTGTGAGGGTAACCACAGGAGAACATGATTCTGAAGAGCTACTAGGCATAACTTTTGGTGAATTACTTTTATCATCAGGCTTAGACAAAGGCTCAATAATAATAGGACTATCTGTTGATCTTGATTCAGATTGAGATACTGGCAACATAGTCACTGTTTCTGATGAAGGGGTCACATGACTTGTAGGCTGCAATCTACGAGCAGTATCTTTTATTCGGCGACCATACTTTTTT is part of the Callospermophilus lateralis isolate mCalLat2 chromosome 1, mCalLat2.hap1, whole genome shotgun sequence genome and encodes:
- the Znf280b gene encoding zinc finger protein 280B, yielding MEQPCVLCEEEQDPEPQNIKETKQIDDEDAELIFVGVEHVNEDAELIFVGVSSNSKPVVSNILNRVTPGSCSRRKKYGRRIKDTARRLQPTSHVTPSSETVTMLPVSQSESRSTDSPIIIEPLSKPDDKSNSPKVMPSSSSESCSPVVTLTSSLHHPVKAALSEGGTNESTCISKRCSNSEVISINPKNPKLSDGITGGYSLTLSPPGVFNNNNPQQSTPNDVHTSVSHVQNVLSFPTAFPKDSLHLKPITINPDRENGLAKTEFSDLASQNKTFDPKKGNLILLLSDFYYGQHQGDGQPEQKTHTTFKCPSCLKVLKNVKFMNHMKHHLELEKQRGDSWETHTTCQHCHRQFPTPFQLQRHIESVHTPQEPSAVCKICELSFKTDQILLEHMKDNHKPGEMPYVCQICSYRSSAFADVETHFRTYHENTKNLLCPFCLKIFKTATPYMCHYRRHWERGVHQCSKCRLQFLTFKEKMEHKTQCHQMFKKPKQLEGLPPETKIVIQVSLEPGQPESVNVASIILSTTDSEPSPPKSKNRNSKKPH